A DNA window from Ornithobacterium rhinotracheale DSM 15997 contains the following coding sequences:
- a CDS encoding SusC/RagA family TonB-linked outer membrane protein, giving the protein MRKLIIKVIFCSAAIVGSIPYTYAQQTVINHVVKVSTPMPDLLQSLAEKSGKKIDFKASDLDDILVSPHDFKNLTLKEALEYLSSNYPIEVDYEKGKIEILRDYSRDQLLGLNNKIDLKSVVVTALGIKREEKSLGYALQEIKGDDLVASKEKNITNALSGKVAGLQVVKGSNGPAGSSKIVLRGNNSLTGDNQPLIVVDGIPMDNFTGATNNDFYNPSTDMGNGLGDLNPNDIESMSVLKGPAAAALYGSRAGNGVILITTKTGKKRKGLGITYNSSIGFETIFMSPDIQSSFGQGTNGIYNALNGSSWGPKIEGQTVENWDGQQVPLKYYNNLDNFMKVGYETQQSLSFQQQISEGTSLYSSITYVNNRSNIPGAELRRINFVTRALTKYGESKKLSTDFKIQYINSRVRNRPLSGSRIKNSFRTLVAMPVTVDVRDFENAVNKYGNHFWYNPSAGLNPYWAYKYDINKDSRDRFLLHGAIKYDFTDWLFAELKVGSDLYTTNNESKTYGKGILTPNGFYSTGKGTFNETNGSFLISATKDNLFGKFGMAATFGGNLMNRKRSYIGVNAGELEVPNLFSVYNSKGNPTPEESISQHKINSLYGTYQISYDKFLFLDFTGRNDWSSALSKKNRSFFYPSISTSIVFSEMIEKIRDEKISWLNYGKIRASYASVGNDMGPYQLYNTYTINKDPNGNVIAGTNKVLYNENVKNELIKSWELGFEAKMFKNRIGLDFSLYKSNATNQILNLPKDPTSGYVSEKVNAGDIENKGFELMLNADIIRAESFNWNLNVNLSRNINTIIELTEDVSQYQLGGFENVKILAATGEKYGVIYGSKYARVEDVNSPFYGEIIVDKEGVPNAANGSFYLGSQQPNALLGITNSFKYKNWNFSFLIDGRFGGKIFSGTNYGLKQNGNSALTVVDGKREDIIFNGVVSDGNGNYTKNTKAISPQLFWTQLSGKSNPNLGITEDNLYDATNIRIRNIQIGYKLPSKLTDAIGIQSGKIGFSVNNVLMLKSHLNGIDPESVYATGTNATGFEYFSPPTSRSYFINFSLSF; this is encoded by the coding sequence ATGAGAAAATTAATAATTAAAGTGATTTTCTGTTCCGCAGCTATTGTTGGGAGTATCCCATATACATACGCCCAACAAACGGTTATAAATCACGTTGTAAAGGTTTCAACTCCTATGCCTGATTTACTACAATCTTTGGCAGAAAAGTCCGGTAAAAAGATAGATTTTAAGGCAAGTGATTTAGATGATATTTTAGTATCCCCGCACGACTTTAAAAATCTCACCTTAAAAGAAGCTCTTGAATATCTTTCTTCAAACTATCCTATTGAGGTAGATTACGAAAAGGGAAAAATTGAAATCTTAAGAGACTACTCAAGAGATCAATTACTTGGGTTAAACAATAAAATCGACTTAAAATCTGTCGTAGTCACAGCTTTAGGCATTAAAAGAGAAGAAAAGTCATTAGGCTACGCTCTACAAGAAATCAAAGGAGATGATTTAGTAGCATCAAAAGAAAAAAATATTACAAATGCTCTAAGTGGGAAAGTAGCAGGGCTTCAAGTTGTAAAAGGAAGTAATGGTCCTGCAGGCTCTTCCAAAATCGTATTAAGAGGAAATAATTCATTGACAGGAGACAATCAACCACTTATTGTCGTAGATGGTATTCCTATGGATAACTTTACTGGAGCTACAAATAATGACTTTTACAACCCATCTACAGATATGGGAAATGGATTGGGAGATCTAAACCCAAATGACATCGAAAGCATGTCTGTACTGAAAGGACCCGCTGCTGCTGCTTTATATGGTTCTAGAGCAGGAAATGGTGTAATATTAATCACCACTAAAACTGGAAAAAAACGTAAGGGATTGGGCATTACATACAATTCATCTATTGGTTTTGAAACCATATTTATGTCTCCTGATATTCAAAGTTCTTTTGGACAAGGTACAAATGGTATTTACAATGCACTGAATGGAAGTAGCTGGGGGCCAAAAATTGAAGGGCAAACTGTTGAGAATTGGGATGGACAACAGGTTCCTTTAAAATATTATAACAACCTAGACAATTTTATGAAAGTTGGTTATGAAACACAGCAATCTCTATCTTTTCAACAACAAATCAGCGAAGGAACATCTCTATATTCATCAATCACTTATGTGAATAACAGAAGTAATATACCTGGTGCTGAACTTAGAAGAATTAATTTCGTAACAAGAGCTCTTACAAAATATGGAGAAAGCAAAAAATTATCAACAGACTTCAAAATACAATATATTAATTCAAGAGTTAGAAATAGACCTTTGAGTGGTAGTCGTATCAAAAATAGCTTTAGAACATTGGTTGCTATGCCTGTAACTGTTGATGTAAGAGATTTTGAAAATGCAGTAAATAAGTATGGAAATCATTTCTGGTACAATCCTTCCGCTGGACTAAACCCATACTGGGCTTACAAATATGATATAAACAAAGATTCTAGAGATCGCTTCTTGCTTCATGGTGCCATAAAATATGATTTTACAGACTGGCTATTTGCTGAATTAAAGGTAGGTTCTGACTTGTACACCACCAATAATGAATCAAAAACCTACGGAAAAGGAATTTTAACTCCAAATGGATTTTATTCAACTGGCAAAGGGACTTTTAACGAAACAAACGGAAGTTTTTTAATCAGTGCTACTAAAGATAATTTATTTGGAAAATTTGGAATGGCAGCAACATTTGGTGGGAATCTAATGAATCGCAAAAGATCTTATATTGGTGTAAACGCTGGAGAACTAGAAGTTCCCAACCTATTCTCTGTGTACAATAGTAAAGGAAACCCCACTCCAGAAGAAAGTATTAGTCAACACAAAATCAACTCATTGTACGGAACTTATCAAATTAGTTACGACAAATTCTTATTCTTAGACTTTACAGGTAGAAATGATTGGAGCTCAGCTTTAAGTAAAAAAAATAGATCTTTCTTCTACCCGTCAATCAGCACATCTATTGTTTTTTCAGAAATGATAGAGAAAATTAGAGATGAAAAAATCTCATGGCTAAATTATGGTAAAATTCGAGCATCATATGCTTCTGTAGGTAACGATATGGGTCCTTATCAATTATATAACACTTATACAATAAACAAAGATCCTAATGGAAATGTAATCGCAGGTACTAATAAAGTTTTATACAATGAAAATGTAAAAAATGAATTGATTAAATCTTGGGAATTAGGCTTTGAGGCTAAAATGTTTAAAAATAGAATTGGTTTAGATTTCTCATTATATAAGTCAAATGCGACCAATCAAATTCTAAACTTGCCTAAAGACCCTACAAGTGGATATGTAAGTGAAAAGGTAAATGCAGGAGACATTGAAAATAAAGGTTTTGAACTTATGCTTAATGCAGATATTATTAGAGCAGAATCATTTAACTGGAATTTGAATGTAAATCTTTCTAGAAACATCAACACCATTATAGAACTTACAGAAGATGTATCTCAATATCAATTAGGTGGTTTTGAAAATGTAAAAATATTAGCTGCAACTGGCGAAAAGTACGGAGTTATTTATGGATCTAAATATGCCAGAGTTGAAGATGTAAACAGCCCATTCTATGGAGAAATTATCGTTGATAAAGAAGGCGTGCCAAACGCAGCTAACGGATCTTTCTATTTAGGTAGCCAGCAACCTAATGCCCTACTAGGCATTACCAACAGTTTTAAGTATAAAAATTGGAATTTTAGCTTTTTGATTGATGGTAGATTTGGAGGTAAAATATTTTCAGGAACCAATTATGGATTAAAACAAAATGGTAATTCTGCACTCACCGTCGTTGATGGAAAAAGAGAAGATATCATTTTCAATGGAGTTGTAAGCGATGGAAATGGAAACTATACTAAAAATACAAAAGCCATTTCGCCTCAATTATTCTGGACTCAATTAAGTGGTAAATCAAACCCTAATTTGGGTATTACAGAAGATAACTTATACGATGCCACAAACATTAGAATTAGAAATATTCAAATCGGATATAAACTACCGAGTAAACTAACTGACGCAATAGGAATTCAATCAGGAAAGATAGGATTTTCAGTAAATAATGTTTTGATGTTAAAAAGCCATTTAAATGGAATAGATCCAGAATCTGTTTATGCTACAGGTACAAATGCTACAGGTTTTGAATATTTCTCTCCTCCAACGTCAAGATCATATTTCATAAACTTTTCCCTTAGTTTCTAA